The following are from one region of the Gossypium hirsutum isolate 1008001.06 chromosome D03, Gossypium_hirsutum_v2.1, whole genome shotgun sequence genome:
- the LOC107949732 gene encoding high-affinity nitrate transporter 3.2: MAATGLLLGLILVLGCFSEIGVALISFSSLQTTLVVTATHPQGLLRAGEDKITVRWGLNQSLPAGTDSAYKTIKVQLCYAPISQVDRAWRKTEDHLSKDKTCQFKIVKRPYTTGNQTLEWTIERDVPTATYFVRAYALDANDHEVAYGQNTDAKKTTNLFEIQAISGRHVSLDIASVCFSVFSIVSLMGFFFVEKRKGRKAQQ; the protein is encoded by the exons ATGGCGGCTACAGGTCTTCTACTGGGTTTAATACTTGTTTTGGGTTGCTTTTCAGAGATTGGTGTTGCCCTCATCTCTTTCTCTTCGTTGCAAACAACACTTGTTGTCACCGCTACTCATCCACAAGGAC TTCTCAGAGCTGGGGAAGACAAAATAACAGTGAGATGGGGGCTGAACCAGAGTCTCCCAGCAGGGACCGACTCGGCCTATAAGACAATCAAGGTTCAGTTATGCTACGCACCCATTAGCCAGGTTGACCGCGCCTGGAGGAAAACCGAGGACCATCTTTCCAAAGACAAAACTTGCCAATTCAAGATCGTTAAAAGGCCCTACACCACCGGCAACCAAACTTTGGAATGGACCATCGAGCGAGACGTGCCGACTGCCACATACTTCGTCCGAGCCTACGCACTGGACGCCAATGATCACGAAGTGGCTTACGGTCAAAATACTGATGCCAAAAAGACTACCAACCTCTTCGAAATCCAGGCCATCAGCGGACGCCATGTCTCGCTCGATATCGCATCCGTTTGCTTCAGTGTTTTCTCCATCGTTTCCTTGATGGGCTTCTTCTTtgtggagaaaagaaaaggaagaaaggcTCAACAGTAG
- the LOC107949731 gene encoding manganese-dependent ADP-ribose/CDP-alcohol diphosphatase isoform X1 codes for MGSANGLTNGRGGHPLFAFGVITDVQYADIPNGHSFLGVPRFYRHSMLVLQRAVKSWNNNKNLNFAIHFGDIVDGKCPKDQSLNAVKKVVDEFENFKGPVYHMIGNHCLYNLPRDKLLPLLKIPNLDGGRAYYEFSPAPGYRFVVLDGYDISAIGWPHDHPKTLEALKFLRERNPNSDKNSPNGLEGLDRRFLMFNGAVGEEQMEWLDCVLRDAINMKQKVVVCCHLPLDPGASSQEPLLWNYDEVMDVIHQYDCVKVCLAGHDHEGGHSIDSHGIHHRVLEAALECPPVCLAGHDIYDGGHSIDPHRIHHPVLEAALEYPPGTIMLEQME; via the exons ATGGGGTCTGCAAATGGATTAACAAATGGGAGAGGCGGGCATCCTCTGTTTGCCTTTGGAGTTATTACTGATGTCCAATATGCTGATATCCCTAATGGCCACTCGTTCCTCGGAGTTCCCCGGTTTTATCGACATAGTATGCTCGTCTTGCAAAGGGCAGTCAAGAGCTGGAACAACAACAAGAATCTTAACTTCGCCATTCATTTCGGAGACATTGTTGATGGGAAATGTCCCAAGGATCAATCTCTAAATGCTGTCAAAAAAGTGGTagatgagtttgaaaattttaagggtCCTGTTTATCATATGATTGGGAATCATTGTCTTTACAATCTCCCAAGGGATAAGTTACTTCCTTTATTGAAGATCCCGAATCTTGATGGCGGTCGTGCCTACTACGAGTTTTCACCAGCACCGGGATACAGATTTGTTGTATTGGATGGTTATGATATCAGTGCAATCGGATGGCCTCATGACCATCCAAAAACGTTGGAGGCATTGAAGTTCTTGAGAGAAAGAAACCCAAACTCCGATAAAAACAGCCCAAACGGACTCGAGGGACTTGATAGAAGGTTCCTTATGTTTAATGGAGCTGTTGGGGAAGAGCAAATGGAATGGCTAGATTGTGTACTTCGAGATGCAATAAATATGAAACAGAAAGTGGTTGTATGTTGTCATTTGCCTCTAGATCCGGGTGCTTCGAGCCAAGAGCCACTTCTATGGAATTACGATGAAGTAATGGATGTTATTCATCAATATGATTGTGTGAAGGTTTGTCTCGCAGGACACGATCATGAAGGAGGACATTCGATTGATTCTCACGGGATTCATCATCGAGTGCTCGAAGCTGCCTTGGAATGCCCGCCAG TTTGTCTTGCAGGACATGATATTTATGACGGAGGGCATTCAATCGATCCTCACAGAATTCATCATCCAGTGCTTGAAGCTGCCTTGGAATACCCTCCAGGTACCATCATGTTGGAACAGATGGAATGA
- the LOC107949731 gene encoding manganese-dependent ADP-ribose/CDP-alcohol diphosphatase isoform X2, producing MGSANGLTNGRGGHPLFAFGVITDVQYADIPNGHSFLGVPRFYRHSMLVLQRAVKSWNNNKNLNFAIHFGDIVDGKCPKDQSLNAVKKVVDEFENFKGPVYHMIGNHCLYNLPRDKLLPLLKIPNLDGGRAYYEFSPAPGYRFVVLDGYDISAIGWPHDHPKTLEALKFLRERNPNSDKNSPNGLEGLDRRFLMFNGAVGEEQMEWLDCVLRDAINMKQKVVVCCHLPLDPGASSQEPLLWNYDEVMDVIHQYDCVKVCLAGHDHEGGHSIDSHGIHHRVLEAALECPPGHDIYDGGHSIDPHRIHHPVLEAALEYPPGTIMLEQME from the exons ATGGGGTCTGCAAATGGATTAACAAATGGGAGAGGCGGGCATCCTCTGTTTGCCTTTGGAGTTATTACTGATGTCCAATATGCTGATATCCCTAATGGCCACTCGTTCCTCGGAGTTCCCCGGTTTTATCGACATAGTATGCTCGTCTTGCAAAGGGCAGTCAAGAGCTGGAACAACAACAAGAATCTTAACTTCGCCATTCATTTCGGAGACATTGTTGATGGGAAATGTCCCAAGGATCAATCTCTAAATGCTGTCAAAAAAGTGGTagatgagtttgaaaattttaagggtCCTGTTTATCATATGATTGGGAATCATTGTCTTTACAATCTCCCAAGGGATAAGTTACTTCCTTTATTGAAGATCCCGAATCTTGATGGCGGTCGTGCCTACTACGAGTTTTCACCAGCACCGGGATACAGATTTGTTGTATTGGATGGTTATGATATCAGTGCAATCGGATGGCCTCATGACCATCCAAAAACGTTGGAGGCATTGAAGTTCTTGAGAGAAAGAAACCCAAACTCCGATAAAAACAGCCCAAACGGACTCGAGGGACTTGATAGAAGGTTCCTTATGTTTAATGGAGCTGTTGGGGAAGAGCAAATGGAATGGCTAGATTGTGTACTTCGAGATGCAATAAATATGAAACAGAAAGTGGTTGTATGTTGTCATTTGCCTCTAGATCCGGGTGCTTCGAGCCAAGAGCCACTTCTATGGAATTACGATGAAGTAATGGATGTTATTCATCAATATGATTGTGTGAAGGTTTGTCTCGCAGGACACGATCATGAAGGAGGACATTCGATTGATTCTCACGGGATTCATCATCGAGTGCTCGAAGCTGCCTTGGAATGCCCGCCAG GACATGATATTTATGACGGAGGGCATTCAATCGATCCTCACAGAATTCATCATCCAGTGCTTGAAGCTGCCTTGGAATACCCTCCAGGTACCATCATGTTGGAACAGATGGAATGA
- the LOC107949731 gene encoding manganese-dependent ADP-ribose/CDP-alcohol diphosphatase isoform X3 — translation MGSANGLTNGRGGHPLFAFGVITDVQYADIPNGHSFLGVPRFYRHSMLVLQRAVKSWNNNKNLNFAIHFGDIVDGKCPKDQSLNAVKKVVDEFENFKGPVYHMIGNHCLYNLPRDKLLPLLKIPNLDGGRAYYEFSPAPGYRFVVLDGYDISAIGWPHDHPKTLEALKFLRERNPNSDKNSPNGLEGLDRRFLMFNGAVGEEQMEWLDCVLRDAINMKQKVVVCCHLPLDPGASSQEPLLWNYDEVMDVIHQYDCVKVCLAGHDHEGGHSIDSHGIHHRVLEAALECPPGTDAFGYIEVYDNMLSLVGTDRMKSTNIHFNPY, via the coding sequence ATGGGGTCTGCAAATGGATTAACAAATGGGAGAGGCGGGCATCCTCTGTTTGCCTTTGGAGTTATTACTGATGTCCAATATGCTGATATCCCTAATGGCCACTCGTTCCTCGGAGTTCCCCGGTTTTATCGACATAGTATGCTCGTCTTGCAAAGGGCAGTCAAGAGCTGGAACAACAACAAGAATCTTAACTTCGCCATTCATTTCGGAGACATTGTTGATGGGAAATGTCCCAAGGATCAATCTCTAAATGCTGTCAAAAAAGTGGTagatgagtttgaaaattttaagggtCCTGTTTATCATATGATTGGGAATCATTGTCTTTACAATCTCCCAAGGGATAAGTTACTTCCTTTATTGAAGATCCCGAATCTTGATGGCGGTCGTGCCTACTACGAGTTTTCACCAGCACCGGGATACAGATTTGTTGTATTGGATGGTTATGATATCAGTGCAATCGGATGGCCTCATGACCATCCAAAAACGTTGGAGGCATTGAAGTTCTTGAGAGAAAGAAACCCAAACTCCGATAAAAACAGCCCAAACGGACTCGAGGGACTTGATAGAAGGTTCCTTATGTTTAATGGAGCTGTTGGGGAAGAGCAAATGGAATGGCTAGATTGTGTACTTCGAGATGCAATAAATATGAAACAGAAAGTGGTTGTATGTTGTCATTTGCCTCTAGATCCGGGTGCTTCGAGCCAAGAGCCACTTCTATGGAATTACGATGAAGTAATGGATGTTATTCATCAATATGATTGTGTGAAGGTTTGTCTCGCAGGACACGATCATGAAGGAGGACATTCGATTGATTCTCACGGGATTCATCATCGAGTGCTCGAAGCTGCCTTGGAATGCCCGCCAGGTACTGATGCATTTGGATATATAGaggtttatgacaacatgttatCACTCGTTGGAACAGATCGAATGAAAAGCACCAACATTCATTTCAATCCTTATTAA